One genomic segment of Suncus etruscus isolate mSunEtr1 chromosome 15, mSunEtr1.pri.cur, whole genome shotgun sequence includes these proteins:
- the STYXL1 gene encoding serine/threonine/tyrosine-interacting-like protein 1 isoform X1 translates to MAGLVLCEPKELYNILNQGTKMSRLAEPNYLCLLDVRPKKDYDESHLITARRVKKKDNEYVVPEPVDLECVRYCVVYDSNTLILKTDFKNQDGSYEDMDSDRNGGNLGPRAAVECGRMLSRFTREPVLILRGGYERFSASYHFFRTQKIIWMPQELDSFKPYPFEIMEGKIYLGNFAQACDPKIQKDLKIQAHINISMETGPFFVGNSDKLLHIQLEDSVDCSLFPFLRLLCHFIELHLELDSVILIFSTLGINRGCAATIAFLMHHYSQTLKRSCNHVRKCQNGMILSRNLVLQLSQWEKVVLGDIITDIQEPFN, encoded by the exons ATGGCTGGTTTGGTTTTGTGTGAACCAAAAGAGCTTTACAACATCTTGAACCAGGGCACCAAGATGTCCAGATTAGCTGAACCCAACTATCTTTGCTTATTGG ATGTGCGCCCCAAAAAGGACTATGACGAAAGTCACTTAATCACCGCTCGCAGAGTAAAGAAG AAGGACAATGAATATGTCGTCCCAGAGCCTGTGGATCTGGAGTGTGTGCGCTACTGTGTCGTCTACGACAGCAACACTTTGATTCTGAAAACAGACTTTAAAAACCAGGATGGAAGCTATGAGGACATGGACAGTGATAGGAACGGTGG CAACTTGGGCCCAA GAGCTGCTGTGGAGTGTGGCCGGATGCTGAGCCGCTTCACCCGCGAGCCGGTTCTCATCCTGAGAGGGGGCTACGAGCGCTTCTCGGCCTCGTACCACTTCTTCCGGACGCAGAAAATCATATGGATGCCTCAG GAGCTGGATTCCTTTAAGCCATACCCTTTTGAGATCATGGAAGGCAAGATCTATCTGGGCAATTTTGCACAAGCCTGTGACCCTAAAATCCAGAAGGACTTAAAGATCCAAGCTCACATCAACATCTCCATGGAGACTGGGCCCTT TTTTGTGGGCAATTCGGACAAGCTTCTGCACATCCAGCTGGAAGACTCCGTAGACTGCAGCCTCTTCCCCTTTCTCCGCCTCCTCTGTCACTTCATTG AGCTTCACCTCGAGCTGGACTCGGTCATCCTCATCTTCTCCACGCTGGGCATCAACCGAGGCTGTGCGGCCACCATAGCCTTCCTCATGCATCACTACTCACAGACCCTGAAG AGGTCCTGTAACCATGTCAGGAAATGTCAGAATGGCATGATTCTGAGCCGGAACCTGGTGCTTCAGCTGTCCCAGTGGGAGAAGGTGGTCCTTGGAGACATCATCACGGATATTCAGGAACCATTTAACTGA
- the STYXL1 gene encoding serine/threonine/tyrosine-interacting-like protein 1 isoform X2 produces the protein MAGLVLCEPKELYNILNQGTKMSRLAEPNYLCLLDVRPKKDYDESHLITARRVKKELDSFKPYPFEIMEGKIYLGNFAQACDPKIQKDLKIQAHINISMETGPFFVGNSDKLLHIQLEDSVDCSLFPFLRLLCHFIELHLELDSVILIFSTLGINRGCAATIAFLMHHYSQTLKRSCNHVRKCQNGMILSRNLVLQLSQWEKVVLGDIITDIQEPFN, from the exons ATGGCTGGTTTGGTTTTGTGTGAACCAAAAGAGCTTTACAACATCTTGAACCAGGGCACCAAGATGTCCAGATTAGCTGAACCCAACTATCTTTGCTTATTGG ATGTGCGCCCCAAAAAGGACTATGACGAAAGTCACTTAATCACCGCTCGCAGAGTAAAGAAG GAGCTGGATTCCTTTAAGCCATACCCTTTTGAGATCATGGAAGGCAAGATCTATCTGGGCAATTTTGCACAAGCCTGTGACCCTAAAATCCAGAAGGACTTAAAGATCCAAGCTCACATCAACATCTCCATGGAGACTGGGCCCTT TTTTGTGGGCAATTCGGACAAGCTTCTGCACATCCAGCTGGAAGACTCCGTAGACTGCAGCCTCTTCCCCTTTCTCCGCCTCCTCTGTCACTTCATTG AGCTTCACCTCGAGCTGGACTCGGTCATCCTCATCTTCTCCACGCTGGGCATCAACCGAGGCTGTGCGGCCACCATAGCCTTCCTCATGCATCACTACTCACAGACCCTGAAG AGGTCCTGTAACCATGTCAGGAAATGTCAGAATGGCATGATTCTGAGCCGGAACCTGGTGCTTCAGCTGTCCCAGTGGGAGAAGGTGGTCCTTGGAGACATCATCACGGATATTCAGGAACCATTTAACTGA